From Acidipropionibacterium acidipropionici, one genomic window encodes:
- a CDS encoding leucine-rich repeat domain-containing protein: MRMSHAVTSATLCLGLIAAGTFYGPASPARAEGPSQPVITSVDTHVTSTAGGALVRLHGSGLTSDAMVKISGRSAEVRSASGGTMTVIAPAAPRGVAHIQVTTAGRTSDTNSTTAIAYVDQIPGTRPKARTTTDRTRLRPRSVTTAISDSNLALCVNDQLGLDPSTPPTPEQLSSLTALYCTDRTINSLAGISLLTNLQTLDVGGNTITDIGPLASMTGLKELGLQSNRVADLTPLSALTSLTRLDAWTNPVSSLAPLKSLTNLGYLDVSDTGVSSLEPLTGLTRLISLDANFTTVSSLTPLRSAAGLQELQLWQARVSDLTPLAGLTSLRYLDVSANRVTGITTLSRLTRLETLNLEDNDVADATALAGLTRMYSLNLSGNRISSVAPLAKLSALQWLFVQRNRIADLSPLSGLKPNSIEAQDQTVAAPVTTGKYTTFRMADRTGTSVTASGGFASYSGGRITFAHAGTTILSFRNSNATFTGTVLASCTYNIPMVTGDGTGDRIADLYGIGGDGKLHFFRGSATGGVSALPDPWQDAADATALVQIPDVNGDKRSDLLAREPDGQLLMRTGLGNGYLGTAKKFGTGWTSMDLIISAGHLSATSSNFLLARRHSDGSLVRYTLTSSGLSGTTIVGWRWGSMRAIIGAPDWNGDGRDDVLAIRDDGTLWLYTSSVRGTPNPGVRVGLGWSNFSTVTSPGDISGDGRSDLVAQRKDGVLFAYHLANRRFASPREIGRGLQDYRLIG, translated from the coding sequence ATGAGAATGTCCCACGCCGTGACCTCCGCAACCCTGTGCCTGGGGTTGATCGCCGCCGGCACCTTCTACGGGCCCGCATCCCCTGCCCGCGCGGAGGGCCCCTCGCAACCGGTCATCACTTCTGTCGACACGCACGTCACCTCGACAGCAGGCGGCGCTCTCGTGAGGCTGCACGGCTCGGGGCTGACCAGTGATGCGATGGTCAAGATCTCAGGACGCAGCGCCGAGGTGCGTTCCGCTTCCGGCGGCACCATGACCGTCATCGCCCCCGCGGCTCCCCGCGGCGTCGCCCACATCCAGGTCACCACGGCGGGGAGGACGTCGGACACCAACTCGACCACTGCGATCGCCTACGTCGATCAGATTCCGGGCACCCGCCCGAAGGCCCGCACGACGACCGATCGCACGAGACTGCGGCCGCGCTCGGTGACCACCGCGATCTCCGATTCGAACCTCGCGCTGTGCGTCAACGATCAGCTTGGGCTCGACCCTTCGACGCCCCCGACTCCCGAACAGCTGTCCTCGCTGACGGCGCTGTACTGCACCGACCGCACCATCAACAGCCTCGCTGGAATCAGCCTGCTGACCAATCTCCAGACCCTTGATGTCGGCGGCAATACGATCACTGACATCGGCCCACTCGCCTCCATGACCGGACTGAAGGAACTGGGTCTGCAGAGCAACAGGGTCGCGGACCTGACGCCCCTGTCAGCTCTGACATCACTCACACGTCTCGACGCGTGGACCAACCCGGTCTCCTCACTGGCTCCGCTGAAATCCCTGACGAACCTGGGATACCTGGACGTCAGCGACACGGGGGTCTCGAGCCTCGAGCCCCTGACCGGTCTCACACGGCTGATCAGTCTCGACGCGAATTTCACCACCGTGTCAAGCCTGACGCCGTTGCGGAGCGCCGCAGGGCTACAGGAACTCCAGCTGTGGCAGGCCCGGGTCTCCGACCTCACACCCTTGGCCGGGCTGACGTCGCTGAGATACCTCGATGTGAGCGCCAACCGGGTGACCGGGATCACCACCCTGTCGCGTCTCACTCGATTGGAGACCTTGAATCTCGAGGACAACGACGTCGCTGACGCGACGGCTCTGGCCGGTCTCACCCGCATGTATAGCCTGAACCTCAGCGGGAATCGGATCAGCAGCGTCGCACCCTTGGCGAAGCTGTCGGCGCTGCAATGGCTCTTCGTGCAGCGCAACCGGATAGCCGACCTGTCCCCGTTGAGCGGCCTCAAGCCCAACTCCATCGAGGCCCAGGACCAGACTGTCGCGGCCCCCGTGACCACCGGGAAGTACACCACCTTCCGGATGGCCGACAGAACGGGAACCTCGGTCACCGCCAGTGGGGGCTTTGCAAGCTACTCCGGCGGCCGGATCACCTTCGCCCATGCCGGAACGACGATTCTGTCCTTCCGGAACTCCAACGCGACCTTCACCGGCACTGTCTTGGCATCATGCACCTACAACATCCCGATGGTGACCGGAGATGGCACCGGCGACCGCATCGCAGACCTCTATGGAATTGGAGGGGATGGCAAGCTGCATTTCTTCCGCGGGTCCGCCACAGGCGGGGTCTCAGCCTTGCCGGATCCCTGGCAGGACGCTGCTGACGCCACCGCCCTGGTCCAGATTCCCGACGTCAACGGGGACAAGCGATCCGACCTGTTGGCACGAGAGCCCGACGGACAACTGCTGATGCGCACCGGCCTTGGCAATGGCTACCTCGGGACGGCGAAGAAGTTCGGAACCGGCTGGACCTCGATGGATCTCATCATCTCTGCCGGCCACCTCTCGGCCACGTCGTCCAACTTCCTGCTCGCCAGACGGCACTCGGACGGCTCTCTGGTGCGATACACCCTCACCTCCAGCGGACTCTCCGGGACCACGATCGTCGGGTGGCGCTGGGGTTCCATGCGCGCAATCATCGGTGCCCCCGACTGGAATGGCGACGGCCGCGATGACGTCCTCGCCATCCGCGATGACGGCACGCTCTGGCTCTACACGAGCAGCGTACGGGGAACACCCAACCCTGGCGTACGTGTGGGGCTGGGCTGGTCCAACTTCTCCACCGTCACCTCGCCCGGCGACATCTCAGGGGACGGCCGCAGCGATCTCGTCGCCCAGCGGAAGGACGGTGTGTTGTTCGCCTATCACTTGGCGAACCGTCGGTTTGCCTCACCCCGTGAGATCGGCCGCGGTCTTCAGGACTACAGACTTATCGGCTGA
- a CDS encoding lipopolysaccharide biosynthesis protein, translated as MSGTGLAQLIAAVGTLYVTHHIDPTDWGIYGTIMSVSQFVIPVAALRYDMAIVLPREDGEAKRIFKLATLVNAVVSVLSMATMVPLGGVLANALDRPEARWWMLAVGPVIFTFAELAVVNYWANRRKAFGIIGTNALWNQSVTVAGRIASVFAGFGAFGQVLATLVGEIAALNNFRRRLGPDLRNTEEDRVPFRLLMRKYIKLPLLTAPNAIVDAVRLQGVNMSIVLKYSSATYGKFNIAWTLMQMPSAIINQALAQVLFQKLSVTDAGHMFKAVRQSVVRSFLIGIVPFTALYFLIPPVLPWLLGDKFAQSAPIAVALVPWLFVNFITSPVSNMFIVTRNNGIALVWSIIYGAVPLIYVNMSHQAIVPTIYWMSFIMAGLLVIYIGLALLTAKRFDTKYGGREPA; from the coding sequence ATGAGCGGCACTGGGCTGGCACAGCTTATTGCGGCAGTGGGAACCCTGTACGTCACTCACCACATCGATCCGACGGATTGGGGTATCTACGGCACGATCATGTCCGTGTCGCAGTTCGTCATCCCGGTCGCGGCATTGCGTTACGACATGGCGATCGTCTTGCCGAGAGAGGACGGGGAGGCCAAGCGCATCTTCAAGCTGGCCACGCTTGTTAATGCCGTCGTATCAGTTCTATCCATGGCGACAATGGTCCCGCTGGGCGGCGTTCTTGCAAATGCGCTGGATCGACCGGAGGCTCGGTGGTGGATGCTGGCGGTGGGACCGGTGATCTTCACCTTTGCCGAGCTCGCAGTGGTCAACTACTGGGCCAACCGCCGCAAGGCGTTCGGAATCATCGGGACGAACGCGCTGTGGAACCAGTCGGTCACGGTGGCAGGCCGTATTGCCTCGGTGTTCGCCGGATTCGGGGCGTTTGGACAGGTGTTGGCGACCCTTGTCGGCGAAATCGCCGCGTTGAACAACTTCAGGCGGCGGCTGGGCCCGGATCTGCGCAACACGGAGGAAGACCGAGTTCCGTTCCGTCTGCTGATGCGCAAGTACATCAAGCTCCCGCTGCTGACCGCTCCCAACGCGATCGTCGATGCTGTTCGTCTTCAGGGCGTCAATATGTCGATCGTCCTCAAATATTCGTCCGCGACGTACGGCAAATTCAATATTGCGTGGACTCTCATGCAGATGCCGTCCGCGATCATCAACCAGGCCTTGGCGCAGGTACTGTTCCAGAAATTGTCGGTAACCGATGCCGGGCACATGTTCAAGGCAGTCCGTCAGTCGGTGGTGCGGTCTTTTCTTATCGGGATTGTTCCGTTCACCGCACTGTACTTCCTTATTCCTCCGGTGCTCCCTTGGCTGCTCGGTGACAAGTTCGCACAGTCGGCACCAATCGCAGTGGCGCTGGTGCCGTGGCTGTTTGTCAACTTCATCACCTCTCCGGTTTCGAACATGTTCATTGTTACCCGAAACAACGGCATCGCATTGGTGTGGTCGATCATCTACGGGGCCGTTCCGCTGATCTACGTGAACATGTCGCATCAGGCCATCGTTCCGACGATTTATTGGATGTCATTCATCATGGCGGGACTGCTGGTCATCTACATCGGGTTGGCGCTCCTGACGGCCAAGCGGTTCGACACGAAGTACGGCGGCAGAGAGCCGGCATGA
- a CDS encoding glycosyltransferase — translation MAATATRPPRDRRPSVVHLSTVHNRHDNRVFNKEARALVNAGYDFHLVISADADGVDDGIPVVGLHRTVGPRLRRIVAGQLEAWRVLGSLRPELLQIHDPELIPMALLWGRTHPCKVVYDAHEDLVGQIDTKPYLNRLTRPVARAAARCLVGMADRGADGIVAATEPVADRFRNPRIAVVHNYPWLANFTVDPAPVPGRLVYAGDLSQERKLSFMIDVVRALRATVPAAHLVLAGRALKGCGPVVEAGVAEGLVDYRGLVGPTEVPGVLASAQVGLVFLEPLPNYVRSLPTKLFEYMAAGVPFCASDFPAWSQMFSGYGAGAFADSESVETTANVLAGLLTDPQGCEQMGEAGRRAIGEGLTFEAQSRALLTLTEELLGCGAGPLGGGERQ, via the coding sequence ATGGCCGCCACCGCCACCAGACCACCGCGGGACCGGCGACCCAGCGTCGTCCACCTCTCGACGGTGCACAACCGCCACGACAACCGGGTCTTCAACAAGGAGGCCCGGGCCTTGGTCAACGCTGGCTACGACTTCCACCTGGTGATCAGTGCGGATGCCGACGGTGTCGACGACGGCATCCCGGTGGTCGGCCTGCACCGCACGGTCGGGCCCAGGCTGCGGCGGATCGTGGCCGGTCAGCTGGAGGCCTGGCGGGTCCTGGGGAGCCTGAGGCCCGAGCTGCTGCAGATCCACGACCCGGAGCTCATCCCGATGGCGCTGTTGTGGGGGAGGACGCATCCCTGCAAGGTGGTGTATGACGCGCACGAGGACCTCGTCGGTCAGATCGACACCAAGCCCTACCTGAACCGGCTCACCCGCCCGGTGGCCCGAGCCGCCGCGCGATGCCTGGTGGGGATGGCGGACAGGGGCGCCGACGGCATCGTGGCGGCCACCGAGCCGGTCGCCGACCGATTCCGCAACCCGCGCATCGCGGTGGTCCACAACTACCCGTGGCTCGCGAACTTCACCGTGGATCCTGCCCCCGTTCCAGGGAGACTGGTCTACGCCGGGGATCTCAGTCAGGAGCGCAAGCTCTCCTTCATGATCGACGTCGTGCGCGCTCTGCGCGCGACGGTGCCGGCGGCCCACCTGGTGCTGGCGGGCCGGGCCCTGAAGGGGTGCGGGCCCGTGGTCGAGGCCGGTGTTGCCGAGGGGCTCGTCGACTATCGCGGCCTGGTGGGCCCCACCGAGGTGCCGGGCGTTCTGGCCTCGGCCCAGGTGGGGCTGGTGTTCCTGGAGCCACTCCCGAACTATGTGCGTTCCCTGCCCACCAAGCTCTTTGAGTACATGGCCGCGGGGGTGCCCTTCTGCGCCTCCGACTTCCCGGCATGGAGCCAGATGTTCTCCGGCTACGGGGCCGGTGCGTTCGCCGACTCCGAATCGGTGGAGACCACCGCCAATGTCCTCGCCGGCCTGCTCACCGACCCTCAGGGTTGCGAGCAGATGGGGGAGGCGGGACGGCGTGCAATTGGGGAGGGCCTCACGTTCGAAGCACAGAGCCGCGCCCTGCTGACCCTTACTGAAGAGCTGCTCGGATGCGGGGCAGGACCCCTTGGTGGCGGAGAGCGGCAGTGA
- a CDS encoding YfhO family protein: MLGAGLTAVCCFALLLLVMKGAGIRPFGTRSNILGDDGAQYIHFYAAFREALTSHSLSSLQFSWAFGAGVPFLPTYATYLGGPFTFLVLLFPPSRVGTAISAIVLTKLITSSAVMFALLRTLGPRRHPGIAVFLATAYAVSGWVFDVGWFNPQWLDGLIAFPALSLVALRCRNPRRHLWPGILVVALFWWSNFYSAYMASVGAAIVLAVVEMATSTTLRRSALRIGRFALTGVLGVVVTSPTLVPTLVALRHGSPTGGSDMSPLNWSSIIVRALPLTEGVAYTPGLFSTSAALILALGIPAAMHLPWRTRLSITIAAVVVLLSLNIPVMRIAWNAFNAPHGMPFRFTFVVCGLIVVTAHAAWPPLHGRHDRSAHVSPRTTISAITRPTTWPGLLSWACSAVFFTLIATTVTAEHEKWLFVRPDAAAPGWRLLTMGALTSAIITFSARSERRAWRVATAVVLAAASLAGTALSAAETVATGRYMNDNIRKWAAELLPVASTDRARLREVAQLTAKAGWPVHRVNARVAEDDAVSARPNASGRYSFPGLGYYSTTVEASTARPLIGLGYIEINGGRTLYNPDDQVLVSLLAAYDPTSRFAPLPMVRKVTDADPAPGLPTDLANRERLLGTRMYSSPDLTLRTDYETRALPDRKYIPSGQSMDIGITCPAGHYVVTHLNFRGTARLMLPNGGSTGPIARSNTSAGQTRVQNQALLTRSSGSPTWVRLSANAGGTRSDTVVPAHALVCMDPKPLQQRIAAAAPPSSLAIGPSKVDARFEAPQTGTIVVATTANDGWTCRVDGRRTELAPLAGMLAVSVTGAHQIDCGYRTPGLDVGVAIGIATLLATALITIAQGRRARRSEES, encoded by the coding sequence ATGCTCGGCGCTGGCCTGACTGCTGTCTGCTGTTTTGCTCTGCTTCTTCTGGTCATGAAGGGGGCGGGGATACGACCGTTCGGCACACGCTCGAACATTTTGGGGGACGACGGTGCGCAGTACATACATTTCTATGCCGCGTTTCGTGAGGCCTTGACGTCACACTCCCTGTCCAGCCTCCAGTTCAGCTGGGCATTCGGTGCGGGAGTTCCCTTCCTACCCACCTACGCCACCTACCTCGGTGGACCGTTCACTTTTCTTGTACTCCTCTTCCCGCCATCCAGGGTGGGCACTGCGATATCTGCAATCGTCCTCACCAAGCTCATCACGTCTTCCGCGGTGATGTTCGCATTGCTGCGGACCCTCGGCCCCCGACGACACCCGGGAATCGCAGTCTTCCTCGCGACTGCGTACGCGGTCTCCGGATGGGTGTTCGACGTCGGGTGGTTCAACCCGCAGTGGCTCGACGGCCTCATCGCCTTTCCCGCGCTGTCGCTCGTGGCTCTGCGATGCCGAAATCCCAGACGCCATCTGTGGCCAGGGATTCTGGTGGTGGCCTTGTTCTGGTGGTCCAATTTCTATTCGGCGTACATGGCCAGTGTCGGAGCGGCCATTGTGCTGGCGGTGGTCGAGATGGCTACCAGCACCACCCTTCGACGCTCGGCCCTGCGCATCGGCCGTTTCGCCCTCACCGGAGTGCTCGGGGTCGTCGTCACCTCGCCGACGCTCGTGCCGACTCTTGTCGCACTTCGCCACGGGTCACCGACAGGTGGCTCGGACATGTCACCGCTGAACTGGTCCAGCATCATCGTGCGAGCCCTGCCCTTGACCGAGGGCGTCGCCTATACACCCGGGCTCTTCAGCACCAGTGCTGCGCTGATTCTCGCCCTCGGAATTCCTGCAGCCATGCACCTTCCTTGGCGAACCCGTCTGTCCATCACAATCGCTGCTGTCGTGGTCCTTCTGTCGTTGAATATACCGGTCATGAGAATCGCCTGGAATGCATTCAACGCGCCCCACGGCATGCCGTTCCGCTTTACCTTCGTCGTGTGCGGTCTGATCGTGGTCACAGCTCACGCAGCGTGGCCACCTCTCCACGGTAGACACGATCGATCAGCACACGTGTCGCCAAGGACCACCATCAGTGCCATCACGCGTCCGACCACCTGGCCCGGCCTCCTGTCCTGGGCCTGCTCGGCGGTGTTCTTCACCCTGATCGCCACGACCGTCACAGCCGAACATGAGAAGTGGCTCTTCGTCCGACCGGACGCCGCAGCCCCGGGGTGGCGGCTGCTGACCATGGGGGCGCTGACCTCAGCGATCATCACATTCTCCGCCAGGTCCGAGCGTCGCGCCTGGCGGGTCGCGACCGCCGTCGTCCTGGCGGCGGCATCCCTCGCAGGTACAGCGCTCTCCGCGGCGGAAACAGTTGCGACCGGCCGCTACATGAATGACAACATCCGAAAATGGGCGGCGGAGTTGTTGCCTGTGGCTTCCACCGACCGCGCACGCCTTCGGGAAGTCGCTCAACTTACAGCCAAGGCGGGTTGGCCAGTGCACAGAGTGAATGCGCGAGTCGCAGAAGACGACGCCGTCTCAGCGAGGCCCAATGCTTCGGGGCGGTATTCCTTTCCCGGGCTGGGATACTACAGCACAACCGTTGAAGCCAGCACCGCTCGCCCTCTGATCGGACTGGGCTACATAGAAATCAACGGAGGCCGGACTCTGTACAACCCTGATGACCAAGTGCTTGTGAGTCTTCTCGCAGCCTACGATCCGACATCCAGATTCGCGCCTCTACCAATGGTCCGCAAAGTGACAGATGCAGACCCCGCTCCCGGCCTCCCGACAGATTTGGCGAACAGGGAACGGCTACTCGGTACTCGTATGTACTCGAGCCCCGATCTCACTCTCCGCACCGACTACGAAACGAGGGCACTTCCGGATCGGAAGTACATCCCGAGTGGTCAATCGATGGACATCGGGATCACCTGTCCGGCCGGTCATTATGTCGTCACTCATCTGAACTTCCGTGGGACAGCACGCCTGATGCTTCCGAACGGCGGCAGTACCGGGCCCATCGCGCGATCCAATACCTCCGCGGGGCAGACACGCGTGCAGAACCAAGCGCTCCTCACCCGTTCCTCTGGAAGTCCGACCTGGGTCCGCCTGTCGGCCAATGCCGGGGGCACCCGATCTGACACCGTCGTGCCGGCTCATGCGCTCGTCTGCATGGATCCGAAGCCGCTGCAACAGCGGATCGCCGCTGCAGCTCCACCGTCGTCTCTGGCCATCGGCCCGTCGAAGGTTGACGCCCGCTTTGAGGCACCCCAAACCGGCACGATCGTCGTTGCGACCACCGCGAACGATGGCTGGACGTGCCGCGTCGACGGACGCAGGACCGAGCTGGCCCCTCTGGCCGGAATGCTGGCAGTCAGTGTCACCGGAGCTCACCAGATCGACTGCGGCTACCGGACCCCCGGGTTGGACGTCGGTGTCGCAATCGGCATCGCAACCCTGCTCGCCACCGCGCTCATCACCATCGCCCAGGGTCGCCGGGCCAGAAGAAGCGAAGAATCATGA
- a CDS encoding glycosyltransferase family 2 protein: protein MTTQSPVLYSLVVPCYKEAGNLAELHRRCMAALASPTRDVELILVNDGSPDNTLEVAEGLAREDPRVRVLGFSRNFGKEAAMLAGLRAARGQGIAIMDGDLQHPPELLARMADHLEAGVADQIVARRDRTGDPRVRTALSHLFYVAMNRFGKMHVTDGEGDFRMMSRKALDALLELTERNRFSKGLFSWIGFPTDVIEYKNVQREAGASSWTLTSLFNYAIDGLIAFNEKPLRIVIHLGMLSLTLAVLYLIWLIVEWIRHGVQVPGYLTTIAVIVFLSGVQMVCLGVVGEYVGRTYTETKKRPHYIVATDVGGTLTSDDKRLTPSDAPALEPHLEQRADIHAIMPRPGADQDD from the coding sequence ATGACCACACAATCACCCGTCCTCTACTCCTTGGTCGTCCCCTGCTACAAAGAGGCCGGCAATCTCGCCGAGCTTCACCGGCGATGCATGGCCGCACTCGCCTCCCCCACCCGTGACGTCGAGCTCATTCTCGTCAACGACGGCAGCCCGGACAACACCCTCGAGGTGGCCGAGGGACTGGCCCGGGAGGATCCCCGGGTGCGGGTGCTCGGGTTCTCCCGCAATTTCGGCAAGGAGGCCGCCATGCTCGCAGGCCTGCGGGCCGCCCGCGGCCAGGGGATCGCAATCATGGACGGCGACCTCCAGCACCCGCCGGAGCTGCTGGCCCGGATGGCCGATCACCTGGAGGCGGGGGTGGCGGACCAGATCGTCGCCCGACGCGACCGGACCGGCGATCCCAGGGTCCGCACGGCCCTCTCCCACCTGTTCTACGTCGCGATGAACAGGTTCGGGAAGATGCACGTCACAGATGGAGAGGGCGACTTCCGGATGATGAGCCGCAAGGCCCTCGACGCCCTGCTCGAGCTCACCGAGCGCAACCGCTTCTCCAAGGGCCTGTTCTCCTGGATCGGCTTCCCGACCGACGTCATCGAGTACAAGAACGTCCAGCGGGAGGCCGGAGCCAGCTCGTGGACCCTCACGTCCCTGTTCAACTACGCGATCGACGGCCTCATCGCCTTCAATGAGAAGCCCCTGCGGATCGTCATCCACCTCGGGATGCTCAGCCTGACCCTGGCCGTGCTCTACCTGATATGGCTCATCGTCGAATGGATCCGTCACGGGGTGCAAGTGCCCGGCTACCTCACGACCATCGCCGTCATCGTCTTCCTGTCGGGAGTTCAGATGGTCTGCCTCGGCGTGGTGGGCGAGTACGTTGGGCGCACCTACACCGAGACCAAGAAACGACCGCACTACATCGTGGCCACAGACGTCGGAGGAACCCTGACCAGCGACGACAAGCGACTCACCCCGTCGGATGCACCTGCACTGGAGCCCCATCTTGAGCAACGGGCCGACATCCATGCGATCATGCCCCGGCCCGGAGCGGACCAGGATGACTGA
- a CDS encoding GtrA family protein — MTEPGSRGPDTGAEGAAPEAADAQKPPSKGWRFRLARLIRFGLVGVANTAVYYLFYRILLIFWPYLAAHLVAWALSVVFSFLANCYFTYRVRPTWKKFLAFPATTLVNVAFSTLGSILLVEGLHVDDRYATVLAGIAAIPFTYLLTSTILTSQRLETQDRTPEQDEP; from the coding sequence ATGACTGAGCCGGGCAGCCGCGGGCCCGACACCGGGGCCGAGGGCGCCGCACCAGAGGCCGCCGACGCACAGAAGCCACCCTCCAAGGGGTGGAGATTCCGGCTGGCCCGGCTCATCCGGTTCGGGCTGGTCGGCGTCGCGAACACCGCCGTCTACTACCTCTTCTACCGAATCCTGCTGATCTTCTGGCCTTATCTCGCCGCGCATCTGGTGGCCTGGGCGCTGTCAGTCGTCTTCTCATTCCTGGCGAACTGCTACTTCACCTATAGGGTGAGACCGACCTGGAAGAAGTTCCTGGCTTTTCCGGCCACGACGCTGGTCAACGTCGCCTTCTCCACCCTCGGCTCGATCCTGCTGGTGGAGGGCCTGCACGTCGACGACCGCTATGCCACCGTGCTCGCCGGGATCGCGGCGATCCCCTTCACCTACCTGCTCACCAGCACCATCCTGACCAGTCAGAGGCTGGAGACGCAGGACAGGACGCCCGAGCAGGACGAGCCGTAA
- the wecB gene encoding non-hydrolyzing UDP-N-acetylglucosamine 2-epimerase — protein sequence MRVVSIVGARPQFVKLAPVAKAFAQAGIEHRIIHTGQHYDVNMSDSFFVELGIPDPDLHLGVGGGSHGVMTGRMLEQLDPVLDDMAPDWVLVYGDTNSTIAGTLSAVKMHLPVAHLEAGLRSFNRRMPEEHNRVLTDHAADLCMAPTQVAMQHLADEGLAGRSVLVGDVMTDVCLQVRDSVLANPRPVPGVAEGEPYVMATIHRADNTDEQARLEHILDALGGLDRKVILPVHPRLRARAKADGIRIARGNLVTIDPLAYPDMVNAVVHADGVITDSGGLQKEAFLLGTVCTTVRTETEWTETVDNGWNVLDPGAEHLHETAVRPAPQADPGHPYGDGHAAVKVAEVLERAEQN from the coding sequence GTGCGAGTCGTGAGCATCGTCGGGGCCCGGCCTCAGTTCGTGAAGCTGGCCCCGGTGGCCAAGGCCTTCGCGCAGGCCGGGATCGAACACAGGATCATCCACACCGGCCAGCACTATGACGTCAACATGTCCGACTCCTTCTTCGTGGAGCTGGGCATCCCGGACCCGGATCTGCACCTGGGGGTGGGCGGCGGATCCCATGGCGTTATGACCGGCCGGATGCTCGAGCAGCTGGATCCGGTGCTGGATGACATGGCACCGGACTGGGTGCTGGTCTACGGCGACACCAACTCGACGATCGCCGGGACGCTGTCCGCGGTGAAGATGCACCTTCCGGTGGCCCATCTGGAGGCCGGCCTGCGGTCCTTCAACCGGCGGATGCCCGAGGAGCACAACCGGGTGCTGACCGACCATGCCGCCGATCTGTGCATGGCACCCACCCAGGTGGCCATGCAGCACCTCGCCGATGAGGGGCTGGCGGGCCGCTCGGTACTGGTCGGCGACGTCATGACCGACGTGTGCCTCCAGGTGCGCGACTCGGTGCTGGCCAACCCGCGCCCGGTGCCCGGGGTCGCCGAGGGCGAGCCCTATGTGATGGCCACCATCCATCGCGCCGACAACACCGACGAGCAGGCCCGGCTGGAGCACATCCTCGATGCCCTCGGCGGGCTGGACCGCAAGGTCATCCTCCCGGTGCATCCGCGGCTGCGGGCCCGCGCGAAGGCCGACGGCATCAGGATCGCCCGAGGCAACCTGGTGACGATCGATCCGCTGGCCTACCCCGACATGGTCAACGCCGTGGTGCACGCCGACGGCGTCATCACCGATTCGGGCGGCCTGCAGAAGGAGGCCTTCCTGCTGGGCACCGTGTGCACCACGGTGCGCACCGAGACTGAGTGGACTGAGACCGTTGACAACGGCTGGAACGTCCTGGATCCCGGAGCCGAGCATCTCCACGAGACCGCCGTGCGCCCCGCGCCCCAGGCCGATCCCGGGCATCCCTACGGGGACGGCCACGCCGCGGTGAAGGTGGCCGAGGTACTGGAGCGCGCCGAGCAGAACTGA